A window of bacterium contains these coding sequences:
- a CDS encoding nitroreductase family protein: protein MELYDAMKTLRAVRRLRPDPIPDEVLRRVLEAATWAPSGGNVQAWRIVVVKDAAKKAALGALYSTRWKAYSQGHRALLADAPKEVREKNERMIAAGDYLAENFADTPAVLISCFNPKGLAVTDEKQERLSVVGGASIYPAVQNLLLACRNEGLGCVLTTLLCEVESEVRTLLEIPDPWYTAAMIPIGYPVGGGHGSISRRPVEKMVYGDRWGQPL, encoded by the coding sequence ATGGAACTCTACGATGCGATGAAGACCCTCAGAGCGGTGCGTCGGTTGCGACCCGATCCCATCCCCGACGAGGTACTGCGACGTGTGCTGGAAGCCGCAACCTGGGCGCCGAGCGGAGGCAATGTGCAGGCGTGGCGAATCGTCGTCGTCAAAGATGCCGCGAAGAAAGCCGCGCTTGGCGCACTCTACTCCACGCGCTGGAAGGCTTATAGCCAGGGGCATCGCGCACTGCTCGCAGACGCTCCCAAGGAAGTCCGCGAGAAGAACGAGCGCATGATCGCAGCGGGCGACTACCTGGCCGAGAACTTCGCCGATACACCGGCCGTGCTGATCAGCTGTTTCAATCCCAAGGGGTTGGCGGTCACCGACGAAAAACAGGAGCGGCTCTCGGTCGTCGGAGGCGCATCGATCTACCCGGCCGTCCAGAACCTGCTACTCGCCTGTCGCAACGAAGGCCTGGGCTGCGTGTTGACGACGCTCTTGTGTGAAGTCGAGAGCGAGGTCAGGACGCTCCTGGAAATCCCCGATCCCTGGTACACCGCCGCCATGATTCCGATCGGCTATCCGGTCGGGGGCGGGCACGGCAGCATTTCTCGAAGACCGGTCGAGAAGATGGTCTACGGCGATCGCTGGGGACAGCCGCTTTAG
- a CDS encoding enoyl-CoA hydratase/isomerase family protein: RELKRETRARAVLLTGRGRAFSAGGDFDWFPSLDDLEKLENLRRDAKQMIWDLLDVEVPIVAALNGHAVGLGASLALLCDTIFMAETATLADPHVRVGIVAGDGGVAIWPLVLGPARAKQYLMTGDAVNAQEAERLGLVNRVVSAEELQDQAMAFATKLSAGAPLAVRYTKQAVNKLVKNALNIAFDTSTALEIVTFQSEDHAEALNAIREKRKPHFRGR; encoded by the coding sequence CCGCGAGCTCAAGCGCGAAACTCGCGCGCGCGCGGTACTACTGACCGGCCGCGGACGCGCATTCAGCGCCGGTGGTGACTTCGACTGGTTCCCGTCGCTCGACGATCTGGAAAAACTCGAAAACCTGCGACGCGACGCCAAACAGATGATCTGGGATCTTCTCGATGTCGAAGTTCCGATCGTTGCGGCGCTCAATGGTCACGCGGTGGGTCTGGGCGCATCGCTGGCCCTGCTCTGCGACACCATCTTCATGGCCGAGACGGCCACCCTCGCCGACCCGCATGTTCGCGTAGGTATCGTGGCGGGCGACGGCGGCGTGGCCATCTGGCCTTTGGTCCTGGGACCGGCGCGCGCAAAGCAGTACCTGATGACCGGAGATGCCGTGAACGCACAGGAGGCGGAGCGCCTCGGCCTGGTCAATCGCGTCGTCTCCGCCGAGGAATTACAGGACCAGGCCATGGCCTTCGCGACGAAGCTAAGCGCCGGAGCCCCGCTGGCCGTGCGTTACACCAAGCAAGCGGTAAACAAACTGGTCAAGAATGCCCTGAACATCGCGTTCGACACGTCGACGGCACTCGAGATCGTGACATTCCAGAGCGAAGACCACGCGGAAGCACTGAACGCGATTCGCGAAAAACGCAAGCCGCACTTCAGGGGACGTTGA